The stretch of DNA ACAAATTACATTAAGTTTACCAGTGGCAACTGGGTGAAACATGCAAAGAGTTGCCTTCTGAGTTACTGGAGGAGGTTGCTGAACCTCAgatattttgttaaacaattttgtgGGACGAGAGAAAGAATGTTGACTGCCAAAGAAGCCAAACGCAGAAGGTGATTGTGCTTATTTAAAAGCATCCGATCGCCAGCCACGAGGAGTGCTCCAAGCAGTGAAGCGGAAAGATAAATGTACAGAAAGGCCATGATGACATAATGTACATAAGTGTTTGCATTCGCTCAAAGCGCTCTCTTTACGGGGCACTAAAGGAAGCGAATACTCCGCCTAGTacatataattttaaaaatctGGATCCGTTCGGCTATGGTAATTTGTGCCGTGAATCAGTATGCCAGAGTGTAACCAAGGTGTTGGATGATTAAATATAAGGTGGAGTCACCATTCAGACTAGACCCCCATGTGccgcctctgtgtgtgtgcaaagtgTTTGGCATgcatgaattttaaatttgatcacaaattttttaaatgaaaatcagCTAAAAACAGAGTCTCTTTGACTTATCCcgcatcgaatcgaatggcGTGGCTCTGATGTTTTGATTGATGGGTCGGGGGAGCACAGCAAGCAGAAGAGAGACCGCCTAAGCTGTATATATTTCACACAAATCTGATGACGGTGGAAGAAGCCAAGGCATGTGCGTACCCATCTGCCACACGATGTAGGTGTGACCACAGAATGACCCAAATCCCCAATGATGACCCAATCCCAATCACAAGCGAACCGCAAGACAATAAACCCAGACCAGACTCATCTCTTCGGCTTCATTCGCATTCTGAAATGTAATCTTTTGGCATAATCGATTAACGATGGATGCCGTGACTGAAGCCCATTATTATGCCACAAGACTCCAAGCCATAACTACGCTTAAAGCCCGCCACTTAGATTGGTAATACTTCCTTATGGCAAGAGCAGTTACAAAAGCACTTACGTGGGGCGGGGGGTTAACTAAAGCACTTTGGTGACctgaacagagcagagcagagacagcgagtgGAAGAAGCAACCTCAATTCGAGCAGCGTCGCTGTCGTTGGggttcaaattaaattgttagCATGTCAAGTGGGACATGTAATACGTGTTTCAAATGTGTTTCAATTCTTTCAAAATGTGTAGCCCACTTTGATAGACTTTGATTGTCTGTCGTTTCATCCATATGCATAAAGATGGAGTTTGGACCGTTGAAAGTCTGAAACTGATTCTAAGACTAATGGATAATGGTAGCAGGCCATTAAGTGCGCTGGCCAATTGTGGCAATCGCTCGAGTCTATagctgtggcttttgggttcAAGGAAAACCCGACAGGCCGCCTAATGGAGTGTCAGACGCATGGACAAGGAGAGATCAAAGTGTTAAAACTctcagatatacatatatatgtacatatgtacatgcaatgtctgtccgtctgtctgtggtGTGTGATTActtcctcatcatcatcatcatttattTGGGAGTTGCgatctctctcgctgtctttctctctcttctctcggCGAACCGCAATTGAATATTCATGCCGAATGTATCATAATTGATACTTTTACTCaaatcatcaatcaatttgcattgcgcatacgcacaCGACACATGTGGGCGCTGCGAGtagttattttaattattttttgccCACAAATGTACGTAGAAATGGTAAAGGGAAACTTTTGCACTTGACACCAAGGGAAAAATGTAATGTagaaattttgtttaaatatatgtttttgCAGCCGGGATATACGACAGCCGCTTAGTCAGTCGCATTTTGCAGTTAGTCAGAGGAGGCAAAGCATCGACCGGCGACCGCTTTCACTCAATTTCATCTTCTGTCGTGCGTTTGGGAGGGGGGATCGGTCCGAGCCGAATGTTGTATGTATGAAATTTATGACTGCCTGGTAACCATAGCCATTGGTTGTCCAAGTAGACAAATAGAAAtttaaactaaacaaataatgaGGCATAAATATGCAGTCCAGACATagccgcagccccagccgcagtggcagccatTGACCGCTGCTCTCCATCAAATATTTAGTTACTTTTCCCCAAGAGGCGGCcggcctcctcctgctccctgGATGGCGTCTAGTTAGCACCTTACTCCcctcctgcctctctctctctctctctctgagacGCGAAAAGTGGGTCACAAAACATTGATATTAATTGTTCGCtcagaggcggaggctgaaacagaaactgaaactgaaactggctctgactctcatatctctgtctctggggcGGCATTCAGcgttaattcaatttgatgaacaaatgcaaatatcgtGTATAAATTATCACAGATCTACGAATATcatctgctgatgctgctgctgatgctgctgctgctgcctaggAGGCCgaatattccattccattccattgtcGGCCAAACCTTAACCCAGAGCAAACCTTTCAAGTGGTTttggtttccctttttttattattattaaagaaGCGACTTTAACATTCCATTGTTCCATTGGCAAAACGTTTTACGgtcaatgttttttttatacatttatttttgcagagGTTGTGCCGAAGGAGAGGCCGGCCCGGCCCTACAGGtgcctttcccttttcttgaaactttccatttccatggcTGTCGATCTTTGGACACTCATCTCAAAGAACTATAGCATTTCGAAAGAACTTTAATGGTATTTTGTGGATTTTATGGGCCTCAATGTGAACCTGACCTTGCTTGGAATCTTTTAATAGTCGTAAGGCGTAAGCCAATCCAAATGAAACCATTTTCATCGCACTGCCAGAGCTTCGGGGGAGATTGTATTCGATTGTGCGACTGTGTAGACCCAACAAGTATCTCAGCTTCAAGAGGGCGAAGGGGCGCACGTTAATTCCCCTTGTCAGTTAATTATGTTAATTGAACGATGGTCTTGACAGTGAGCGATAGACACACCGGGCATCGGACAGCGGACACCCAACAAAAGACGGCTACAGCTGACaaaacttttgacaaaagGCCACTTCAAGACATcgaattaaattgcaatttgagagccccgacacacacacacacacacactcacacacgaaGCACAGTCTAACGTGTGGGCTAAAACAATAAGCCAACAAAAGGTGTGTAAATGGGATGCAGTGCAGGCAGGCCATCTCGAAGGGAGCCCCTGAAGGTCTTACGTGAGCGTACAACAGCGTGTGTTGCGTGCCCCAAAGTGTAGCCCAAGAGATACACATGTGAAGATGTAAGCACcccaagagcaacaacaatagtaACATTAATAATGCTTTAATTTATTCCtaattgcaaacaaaacgcaGCTGGCATTTGGGCacaaaagggaaaggaaaggataGCATCTCTCAGCCTTCTTCTGTGGGAATACCAGCCGGAAGCGGTtgcttggttggttggttggttccTCCTGCCTGCATTTCTGCATGACTCTGCCTTTCACTTTCTGCCGCTGGCAGACTCCGCCTTTGGGGGGAGCCTTTTACTTATTGACCACTGCAATCATGTGACAATGcaatttctttcctttttttagaggttttttttgcatgtacctttggacctggacctgggaCCTGCAACTGGGCTCCACAGGTGTTCACaacgcccaaaaaaaaaaacacaaacaaataaaaacagttGGCTAATtgctgtggcaagtgcaaaagcaaaagcatttGGCAATAGTCgtatttcatatttgtttgCCACACGTAGGCAAGGGACATTCCACCTCCCAGAAGTATTGCATAAAGGCCCTCTGCCTCCGCCCCAGCCAACTCAAATATTTGggttatataaaaatataaatacagaaacagaagacACACTGAAGATGCTTTCAAACTGCTGCGTCATTGACCAACAAAAGCCCAcctaaaaatacaacaaaaagtgagACAGAAACCGAGaccacaaaagagagaaacatcTCTTTCCGATCTCAGATCTCAATGGCTGTTTTACGGTATGGCATGGGGTGTATGGTAAATGGGGTATTGATGAATCATGCCTAGCGATTGACCGACTCGCTCGTTGCCTTTTATGAAGCCATCAAGACAGATACGATTTGGGCtgggcacggacacggacactgTCGATAAATATTTAGCTGGGAGAGTCATCACAGCTTCAgttcctgtccctgtctgcATGGTTCACTTCTTTGGCAGGCAAAAGGTCAGCAAAGCAtaaagtttatgcaaattaggCAATGAAAATTGCCGAAATTAACACCAAAAAACCATGCCTTTACGCGGTCTGGTTGGTCCGAGATATCTGAACTTGACCGATATTCTGACATGCCAAAAACCACCAGTCCCATGTCGATGGTATCGTTCATCAAATCCCAAACGGAAGCGAAGGTTAAGCGAGCGTTATTTATGTTTAACAGATTTGAAGCAAATTGATTAATGGgccaagcagcaacaatttacaTATTGGAGGCCGCCAGAAGGGGAGTGTACTCTGTACATTGCGATTATGTTGCGTTCTTAATGAGTTGCACAGATATTACTTCAGGTCAAGAATACTCCATACTTTGTGACTAACCAAAAACCAATCCGGTTTTATTTGGCGTATCATTTGCAAGGTTTTGCATTGAGCTGCACAGAAGCGAAAAGACAAAAGAAGAAACCGAAGCCAAAAGCGATGCCGAATGCGAACACATGTAAAAAGCGGCGCTAATAAACTGCAACAAAGACGCGTTTATTTTATACACAAACAGAGGCAAAAGTGTAGACCATCTATCAAATATATCTTCGACTCTTTGTTGGCTATATCTTTGGTGGTTTTTTGCATAGGGGGGAATGTCTTATCCCAATTAAAAATGCGGCCAACAACCTGTTCCACAGCATTCGTTGGAATCAACTGTGATCTATGATTACAGCATACAGTCATgtgccacacatgccacaagcGGTTAACTGAAGACTTAAGACACAAACTTGATTGAAGCCCGAAAAAAGAAATGAGTCTGTCACTTAAGTCATTTGTTCCACTCGAATCAAATTAAAGCCCAAAGAGACACCTGAGAAAAGCAATTAAACTTCCACCGAaatgaaaaagcaaaaccaaaaccccaaCGGAAAAACAgcaattaataacaaaaagcAAGTGAACAGAgggggaaaatgggaaaaacacTGCACTTTACTCACTTGCCGCCTGCATGATCAGAAAGCCAATCACAAAGAAATTCATCTTTGCAGCTCGTTCAATGCCGGAATTTTGCTGGCGATTTTCGTTGAGGAGAGatgatttgtttatattttatgtgtatgtacttCGGATGTGTAGAGGCGtgtaatttttctttttattttctttatgctcacacacacacacacatgcacgtgCACACTGTGATCTGTTGGTTAGTGGAAAACGTAATAAACGTTTATGTATTACTATAATTACTGTTGAGAGGttggtttattgttgttgctgctgctgtcgggtTGGCGACCCGTGCCGCAGATCGGAAATGCATagttgatttaattaaatataatgaACTTATTGTTATTATCAATTATTTTTACAGGCACGCGCGCGCGCGCataaacgaaagcaaaagcccgaagaaaaagcacaaataCACGTATAAACCGGTAAAGAAAAAGACGCACGCAAATGAGCGGGTTGGGTAGGTAAACACTCTCTCTTTCCGTTTGCCGAAGAAGTAAAAGTGAAGAGGAACTAGGCGGTGCCGGGAGGCGGAACGAGACGACACGAGGCGGGCTGAGATGATGAGATGCGCCGATAAGAGCCGCGCGCTCCTATGCGTAGGCAGGAGAGCCAAGGTGTATGAGCAATAAGGTGAGGCAATGCTCTGGCTATTTTATGGCAGTTGCACTTGGGTCGAGAGTATGCCTCACCCTATAAGAATTACACGTTGCGCCTGCACAGTGGCGCATAGCAAAAATAATTCTACAGTTCCATTTATGGATTAATGGTTGCCTGGGAGTGTGTCAGGCGACACAGAATAGGATATCCAACATGAATTAAACTTATAGCATTTAGCACATGCTCCGATATTATCGTGGCGGACAGTGGTCTGGTATTCGGACTGACTCCTTCATTGCTTCGCTCTCTTGAGCATAACAACAACTTTCCAATTGCTATCACTCGACGACGCTCGCTTGCCTCGACCGACTCCGCATCGGATTGGATCGGTTTGGCTTGGTTTGTTGGTCACCGCTCCATAATTTTCTCGACTGTCTCttgtttgctggctgctgctgctgtcttaaAGTATTGTCACTGTCGCACATGCCAACTGCCAGCCACGcctccaaaaaataaaacactctAACAATCCCCAACAGCAGCGAAAACGTTGGCACGTCCAACACGGCTGCGGCGCAACGAATGGCGGCGGGCGGCTGTTCTGCGTTTTGAAACCCGTAACGtagaaaaacataaagaaacaacaaaaacgcatTGGTAAAAGTTGTTTTCGATATGCTTTAATTTCGTTAACTCGGCGGCCTGTGTTAATTTTTCGACCCGAAATTAGCGCAGTTTGAAATTCCCGCAAACACTTAGCACTGATTGAATTGAGTTTAATCAATGCCAATCAAATTATTCACTTTGATTGATTCACTTTTAATAATTATGGAACTGCCAGGAATTCTTTGCTGACTGCAAGAGTTAAAGCGCTCTCATTGCCTTGGCTTGGCAAgttgttttaaataaaatctaGATTGTATTGGTTGCCAAAGCGAAACGATACGATACGAAACGAACTTGCAACGTACAATACGTACAACAGACGATCCACGATCAACGAACCACGATCTACGCGAGCTGCAAAACTTGTTGCTTCAGCCGTACTTTTCGAATAAGCCAAGTTAACACCAAATaagcagaacaacaacacgCGGCTCAATTTCGCGTTGCAGTGATGAGCAAGTCAAGAAACTGCCTGCACTTTGCAGCACTGTCCGATCGTTATAactgtaaaataaattgtaaacatCAGGGCATGGCGAATCGTAAGTTTCGCATGGCTCATTGAGGGATTTGTGGAGGCATTTTGTATTGCCTAATGAGTGGATTCGGTCTCAAGATTGTGGTCTTTCTGTTGGCCCAAGCGGTGTCCCTTGGCTTGGTGTGGAATCAGCTGGAACTGGAAGAAACGGAGGCGCTGCTTATTGAAAATTTGAAGCACCATGTGTTGCAGCTAAGGCAGAGGCATCAATTGATCAGAAAGTTAGTGGAGCTAATATATCTTCCAATTTTATACAGATGCCCTATAATTCTTACagatcacttgttcaattgcGTGCGGAAAGCGTCAGCGTTCATCAAGACTTTGAGGTGCACTTGTCGGTTCCACACCGGGCATTGGCGCTAATACGACGTCTTCATGACGACTGGCCCAAGTGGATGGTGTATCTcaatgccacaaaagcaggagcaggtgaGCCAGactgaaatattgaaaatatttatagagagCCACTATTATCTTTTAGGCCAAATCAGAGTTGCCAAAGAACTGCGTCAAAGATTACCCAAAAGAGAAGATCTCATAAAAGCAGCTGGGGATGTTCATGGACTGCAAATAATTCACAATCTTGTGCCACAAGATCCATATTTGTAAGTAATGTTACAATAGATTGTACAAAAGCCCTGTCTACATTTGCTCCCCACAGCCGCCCATTAAATTCAAGGGACTGTCTGACCCTGGGAAAATATCTGGCACATCTGAAAAATCACCAATATGCAGAGGACTGGCTGAAGCTATCCCTGAAGCTGTACAGAGCTTCTGGTGAATCGAATAAGTACAGATCTATTTACAAGGACTCGCAACACGGGAATCTACTGTATCATTTAGGAGCCGCCAAGTACGCTCAAAACCCTTCGGATGGCGATGCCGTCAAGTTGATGGCCAAGGCATATGAGCTGACACCTCACGATGAACCCATTTTAGCTCACGCAGAGTCTGTGCTGGAACAACGGTCCTATTTCGATGGTTGCCGTGGTGCATTCCCGATAAAGTCCCACCATCCTAGTATCCACTGTCGGTACCAAAACGAGCAGTCTGCCTTCTCTAGGCTGGCAACACTGAAACTGGAAATATTAAGCCACGATCCCTATGTGGTGATATATCATGATGTTCTATACGACTCGGAAATGCAGGGTCTGATCGATTCGACACACCGCAGAATGAGCCGATCCATGGTGCAGTACGAAGCCCGTCAGATTGAAATATCAGAGCAGCGCACCTCAAATGAAGCTCCCTTCACTGAGAAGAATGATCCACAGCTGTTGAAGCGTATCAGCGATCGGATCAAAGATATGACCGGCTCTGATATGATGAGGTCTGAGCTCCTTAGTGTGGTACTCTACGATCTGGGCGGGCATCATGATCTCCATGTGGATTATCATGATTTGTATTGGGTATGAACTGCATCTGTTTTCATCTCTTGATCGTTCTTATTTCTGTTACTTTTGTAGAATCCGCTAGAGTACATGGATCAGACTTTTGGAGATCGAGAAGCATCTGTCATATTCTATGTGAGTAGATTCAAATTATATGCTGTATTTCCCTTCAAAAACGTCTCCCATATTTAGCTTAACGATGTGGCAGATGGAGGCGCAACAGTTTTCCCCAAACTACAATTGGTAATGCAGCCAAAGAAAGGATCTGCCTTGATGTGGCATAATTTAAGAGCATGGGGCGAAGGCGATCCTCGTACGCAACATGCCGCTTGTCCAATTCTGCAGGGATACAAATGGGGTAAGACTCTTCATACTTCGTTCTTcgtttttaaaatttgtcCCCGTTTAGTGGCCGTTCAGTGGATACTGCAGGGAGCTCGCAACACAATATCCCCCAAAGATGCTCTGGGGTCACGCTCCGCTGCAGTCGACCGTGAAAAACTGTTTTGAGACACCATAAATGTTCCATATAATGAATTAAATACTATTTCTCCCTCAAACTGAAGAATATCCATGACTCTAGGCTGGATTACGTTCGTGAAATGTGTACTTTAAGTGTATCCATAACCCTGTTCGCATTTTGTTTGATCTGTGGAAATGCAATGGCAAATAGGCTTCAGGACAAGTCATACGCCTGCTCGACAGTGGCACTGATGAAGCTGCTGAGGGTAGAGGATGAACTAGTGCGGAACATAAGGAGCTACGTTGCCAAGCTGAAGAACAAGCACCAGCTAGTGCACCAGTCAGTGAGGCAAATTATGTGGTGTGAATCCAAATTGAAACTGCAACTCTTTCCAGAGCGTTGAGCAGCatgagagcgaaagagagacacatGAAAACGGACTACGAGGCGTACCTGGGTAATCCCCTGAACAGCTTTCGGCTTATACATCGCCTACATCGAGATTGGGAGCAATTAGTGCGCTACACATCAGAGGCGCAGCAAAATGAAAGAGGTATGAAGAACACAGCAAAATCtacaaaagataaaaaaaaaactcttttaGGACACATTGAGCATGCACATCGTCTGCGAATGCTTCTACCTAGTGCCTTAGACTTGGAAGAGGCCAATCGTGGCATCGATAGCCTAGTGGACATCTACGAACTGCAGCCGGAAGACTTAGCCGCAGGCACTCTAGTCCCAAGAGACACGCAGCCCGCTGCAGCCTTGTCCCCACTGGACTGCTTGGCATTGGGCAATTATTGTAAAAAAGAACGGAATGATAGACGTGCCGAGGCTTGGTTCAATGCCTCATTAGAAAGGTACGATGAGGATAGGCTAGAGTATGTCGTCTTTGGCTTAAGTCGGAAAAGCATTCACAACTCTTGGGGCATGCTGCTCATGAAGAGTCAGCAGGAAACTGCCGGCATGTCACATCTGAACACTGAAGGGGAAGAGAATAGCTTCTCCAAGGATATTAGAAAACACTATGACAGCCAAATGATGTATAAGCGGGCCTGCAGTGCTGTCTTCAGAGCTCCAGCCCATCTGCACTGTCGCTACAACAGCTCCACGACAGCCTTTGCGCGAATTGCCCCACTGAAGATGGAGGAGCTGAGCCACGATCCGTACATGGTGCTCTTTCACGATGTTGTCTACGAGAGCGAAATGGATTGGCTGCTGAATGCCAAACAGCTGAAGGCATCTCTGGTGGGTCATTATCAGTACTCCGCTTTTCGAACCTCAAAGGAACAGCATTTCCATGAGTATTACAATGAAGCAGTGGTCAAGAGTATCCACAGGCGGCTGACAGACATGACCGGCTTGAGTTTGATTGAAAGCGATGCTTTAACGCTCATCAACTATGGCATGGGCGGGCACTATGACCTACACCACGATAGCCACAACTACAGTGAACCGAACCAAATTCTCATTGGCGACCGCATAGCCACTGTTCTCCTTTATGTGAGTTCACGTTGAGTGCTGACCTCTGGACTaacataatatttttattataggTGGGCGAAGTGGACTCTGGTGGTGCCACAATATTTCCCTACATCAATGTGTCTGTCAGGCCCACGAAGGGATCTGCTGTCTTATGGTACAACTTGGACAACACCGGCGAAATTAATGCCAAGGCAATGCACGCGGGATGCCCAGTGGTAGTTGGCTCCAAATACGGTAGGACACAGCCCTTAAAGATTGCATCTCAACTGACCGTCTCTCCTCTTTCAG from Drosophila subobscura isolate 14011-0131.10 chromosome O, UCBerk_Dsub_1.0, whole genome shotgun sequence encodes:
- the LOC117898945 gene encoding prolyl 4-hydroxylase subunit alpha-2-like isoform X2, giving the protein MANRLQDKSYACSTVALMKLLRVEDELVRNIRSYVAKLKNKHQLVHQALSSMRAKERHMKTDYEAYLGNPLNSFRLIHRLHRDWEQLVRYTSEAQQNERGHIEHAHRLRMLLPSALDLEEANRGIDSLVDIYELQPEDLAAGTLVPRDTQPAAALSPLDCLALGNYCKKERNDRRAEAWFNASLERYDEDRLEYVVFGLSRKSIHNSWGMLLMKSQQETAGMSHLNTEGEENSFSKDIRKHYDSQMMYKRACSAVFRAPAHLHCRYNSSTTAFARIAPLKMEELSHDPYMVLFHDVVYESEMDWLLNAKQLKASLVGHYQYSAFRTSKEQHFHEYYNEAVVKSIHRRLTDMTGLSLIESDALTLINYGMGGHYDLHHDSHNYSEPNQILIGDRIATVLLYVGEVDSGGATIFPYINVSVRPTKGSAVLWYNLDNTGEINAKAMHAGCPVVVGSKYVLTKWINEMRQLFLTPCIRNKISNPKSR
- the LOC117898945 gene encoding prolyl 4-hydroxylase subunit alpha-2-like isoform X1, whose product is MCTLSVSITLFAFCLICGNAMANRLQDKSYACSTVALMKLLRVEDELVRNIRSYVAKLKNKHQLVHQALSSMRAKERHMKTDYEAYLGNPLNSFRLIHRLHRDWEQLVRYTSEAQQNERGHIEHAHRLRMLLPSALDLEEANRGIDSLVDIYELQPEDLAAGTLVPRDTQPAAALSPLDCLALGNYCKKERNDRRAEAWFNASLERYDEDRLEYVVFGLSRKSIHNSWGMLLMKSQQETAGMSHLNTEGEENSFSKDIRKHYDSQMMYKRACSAVFRAPAHLHCRYNSSTTAFARIAPLKMEELSHDPYMVLFHDVVYESEMDWLLNAKQLKASLVGHYQYSAFRTSKEQHFHEYYNEAVVKSIHRRLTDMTGLSLIESDALTLINYGMGGHYDLHHDSHNYSEPNQILIGDRIATVLLYVGEVDSGGATIFPYINVSVRPTKGSAVLWYNLDNTGEINAKAMHAGCPVVVGSKYVLTKWINEMRQLFLTPCIRNKISNPKSR
- the LOC117898944 gene encoding prolyl 4-hydroxylase subunit alpha-3-like, with the translated sequence MSGFGLKIVVFLLAQAVSLGLVWNQLELEETEALLIENLKHHVLQLRQRHQLIRKSLVQLRAESVSVHQDFEVHLSVPHRALALIRRLHDDWPKWMVYLNATKAGAGQIRVAKELRQRLPKREDLIKAAGDVHGLQIIHNLVPQDPYFRPLNSRDCLTLGKYLAHLKNHQYAEDWLKLSLKLYRASGESNKYRSIYKDSQHGNLLYHLGAAKYAQNPSDGDAVKLMAKAYELTPHDEPILAHAESVLEQRSYFDGCRGAFPIKSHHPSIHCRYQNEQSAFSRLATLKLEILSHDPYVVIYHDVLYDSEMQGLIDSTHRRMSRSMVQYEARQIEISEQRTSNEAPFTEKNDPQLLKRISDRIKDMTGSDMMRSELLSVVLYDLGGHHDLHVDYHDLYWNPLEYMDQTFGDREASVIFYLNDVADGGATVFPKLQLVMQPKKGSALMWHNLRAWGEGDPRTQHAACPILQGYKWVAVQWILQGARNTISPKDALGSRSAAVDREKLF